From a single Ciconia boyciana chromosome 6, ASM3463844v1, whole genome shotgun sequence genomic region:
- the ZFP36L1 gene encoding mRNA decay activator protein ZFP36L1 — translation MSTALVSPTIFDLSEVLCKSNKMLNYSPSGVGGCLLDRKAVGTPAGGGFPRRHSVTLPNSKFHQNQLLSSLKGEPAPMLGPRESRFRDRSFSEGGERLLQQKQPGGQVNSSRYKTELCRPFEENGACKYGDKCQFAHGIHELRSLTRHPKYKTELCRTFHTIGFCPYGPRCHFIHNAEERRAVAGSREPAVTDRPRLQHSFSFAGFPSTAASGLLDSPTSITPPPMLSADDLLGSPTLPDCASNPFTFSSQELVSLFAPSMGVQVPSGSSTTTFLFRPMSESPNMFDSPPSPQDSLSDQEGYLSSSSSSHSGSDSPILDTSRRLPIFSRLSISDD, via the exons ATGTCCACAGCCCTGGTGTCGCCCACCATCTTCGACCTGAGCGAAGTTTTATGCAAG AGCAACAAGATGTTGAATTACAGCCCCTCGGGTGTCGGCGGGTGCCTGCTGGACAGGAAGGCGGTGGGCACCCCGGCCGGCGGGGGTTTCCCTAGGAGGCACTCTGTCACCCTGCCCAACTCCAAGTTTCACCAGAACCAGCTCCTCAGCAGCCTGAAAGGGGAGCCGGCTCCCATGCTGGGCCCCCGGGAAAGCCGCTTCCGGGACCGCTCCTTCTCCGAGGGCGGCGAGcgcctgctgcagcagaagcagcccGGGGGACAGGTCAACTCCAGCCGCTACAAGACGGAGCTGTGCCGCCCCTTCGAGGAGAACGGCGCCTGCAAGTACGGCGACAAGTGCCAGTTCGCTCACGGCATCCACGAGCTGCGGAGCCTCACCCGCCACCCCAAGTACAAGACCGAGCTCTGCCGCACTTTCCACACCATCGGCTTCTGCCCCTACGGGCCGCGCTGCCACTTCATCCACAACGCGGAGGAGCGCCGTGCCGTGGCGGGGAGCCGGGAGCCCGCCGTCACCGACAGACCCCGCCTGCAGCACAGCTTCAGCTTTGCCGgcttccccagcactgctgccagcGGGCTGCTGGACAGCCCCACTTCCATCACCCCGCCGCCCATGCTGAGCGCGGACGACCTGCTGGGCTCCCCCACCTTGCCTGACTGCGCCAGCAACCCCTTCACCTTCTCCAGCCAGGAGCTGGTCAGTCTCTTTGCCCCCAGCATGGGGGTGCAGGTGCCCAGCGGGAGCTCCACCACCACCTTCTTGTTCAGGCCCATGTCCGAGTCCCCCAACATGTTTGACTCGCCGCCCAGTCCTCAGGACTCCCTCTCTGACCAGGAGGGCTAtctgagcagctccagcagcagccacagcggCTCAGATTCCCCTATCCTGGACACCTCAAGACGTCTTCCCATCTTCAGCAGACTCTCCATCTCCGACGACTAA